From the genome of Streptomyces ficellus:
AATTCCTTTGAGTTTTAGCCTTGCGGCCGTACTCCCCAGGCGGGGAACTTAATGCGTTAGCTGCGGCACCGACGACGTGGAATGTCGCCAACACCTAGTTCCCAACGTTTACGGCGTGGACTACCAGGGTATCTAATCCTGTTCGCTCCCCACGCTTTCGCTCCTCAGCGTCAGTAATGGCCCAGAGATCCGCCTTCGCCACCGGTGTTCCTCCTGATATCTGCGCATTTCACCGCTACACCAGGAATTCCGATCTCCCCTACCACACTCTAGCCTGCCCGTATCGAATGCAGACCCGGGGTTAAGCCCCGGGCTTTCACATCCGACGTGACAAGCCGCCTACGAGCTCTTTACGCCCAATAATTCCGGACAACGCTTGCGCCCTACGTATTACCGCGGCTGCTGGCACGTAGTTAGCCGGCGCTTCTTCTGCAGGTACCGTCACTTTCGCTTCTTCCCTGCTGAAAGAGGTTTACAACCCGAAGGCCGTCATCCCTCACGCGGCGTCGCTGCATCAGGCTTTCGCCCATTGTGCAATATTCCCCACTGCTGCCTCCCGTAGGAGTCTGGGCCGTGTCTCAGTCCCAGTGTGGCCGGTCGCCCTCTCAGGCCGGCTACCCGTCGTCGCCTTGGTAGGCCATTACCCCACCAACAAGCTGATAGGCCGCGGGCTCATCCTTCACCGCCGGAGCTTTCCACCACTGAGGATGCCTTCAGTGGTCGTATCCGGTATTAGACCCCGTTTCCAGGGCTTGTCCCAGAGTGAAGGGCAGATTGCCCACGTGTTACTCACCCGTTCGCCACTAATCCCCCACCGAAGTGGGTTCATCGTTCGACTTGCATGTGTTAAGCACGCCGCCAGCGTTCGTCCTGAGCCAGGATCAAACTCTCCGTGAATGTTTACCCGTGATCGGGTTGACACTCGCGTTGAGCGGAACCGGAGGGGAGGAATAGTCCCCTCGGTTCACAGCGTCCTCGCTGTGTTTTCTTCAAAGGAACCTCGACCATCCGTTGGATGGACGGGGTATCAACTAATCTGGCGTTGATTTTTGGCACGCTGTTGAGTTCTCAAGGAACGGACGCTTCCTTTGTACTCACCCTTGCGGGCTTTCCTCCGGGCGCTTCCCTTCGGTATTTCGTGTTTCCAACCCTACCAGATCCTTTTTCCGTTCCGTTTCCGGTTCGGATTCTGTTTCCGGTGGCCGTTGGAGGGCCTTTGCCTTTCGGCTGATCCGACTTTATCAGAGATTCTGAGTCGGAATTCCCGCCGCTTCCTGGGCACCCTGCGAGGCACAGAGATGTGCCGGGTTCCCGATCGGGCGGAGCCGTAAACGTACTGGAGCGGGGCGCCCCGATGCAAATCGAGGGGCCCCGCTCCGGGTGCGGCCTGGCGGGTCGTCAGACCTCGACGACCACGGGGAGGATCATCGGGCGCCGGCGGTAGGTGTCCGACACCCACTTGCCGATCGTGCGGCGGATCAGCTGCTGGAGCTGGTGCGGCTCCGCCACCCCGTCCGCGGCCGACCGGGCGATGGCCTCGTGGACCTTCGGGATGACCGCGTCGAAGGCGCCGTCCTCGATGCCCGAGCCGCGTGCCTGGATGTGCGGGCCGCCGACGACCTTGCCGGTCGTGGAGTCGACCACCACGAAGACGGAGATGATGCCCTCGTCGCCGAGGATGCGGCGGTCCTTCAGGTGGACCTCGGTCACGTCGCCGACCGAGAGGCCGTCGACGTACACGTAACCCGCCTGGACCTTGCCGACGATCTTGGCCTTGCCGTCGACGAGGTCGACGACGACGCCGTCCTCCGCGATGACGATGCGGTCCTTGGGGACGCCGGTGAGGGCGCCGAGCTCGGCGTTGGCGCGCAGGTGGCGCCATTCGCCGTGGACCGGCATCAGGTTCTTCGGGCGGCAGATGTTGTAGAAGTACAGCAGCTCGCCGGCCGAGGCGTGGCCCGAGACGTGGACCTTGGCGTTGCCCTTGTGGACGACGTTGGCGCCCCACCGGGTCAGGCCGTTGATCACGCGGTAGACCGCGTTCTCGTTGCCCGGGATCAGGGAGGACGCCAGGATCACGGTGTCACCCTGGACGATCCGGATCTGGTGGTCGCGGTTGGCCATCCGGGACAGGGCCGCCATCGGCTCGCCCTGGGAGCCCGTGCAGACGAGGACGACCTCGTGGTCCGGCAGGTCGTCGAGGGTCTTGACGTCGACGACGAGGCCGGCCGGTACGCGGAGGTAGCCCAGGTCGCGGGCGATGCCCATGTTCCGGACCATGGAACGCCCGACGAAGGCGACGCGCCTGCCGTACTCGTGGGCCGCGTCGAGGATCTGCTGGATGCGGTGCACGTGGCTGGCGAAGCTGGCCACGATGATGCGCTTCTGCGCGCTCGCGAAGACCGAACGCATGACGCCCGAGATGTCGCGCTCGGGCGGGACGAAGCCCGGGACCTCGGCGTTCGTGGAGTCCGACAGGAGGAGGTCGATGCCCTCCTCGCTCAGGCGCGCGAAGGCGTGCAGATCGGTGAGCCGGTTGTCCAGCGGGAGCTGGTCCATCTTGAAGTCGCCGGTGTGCACGACCATGCCCGCGGGGGTGCGGATGGCCACGGCCAGGGCGTCCGGGATGGAGTGGTTGACCGCCACGAACTCGCAGTCGAAGGGGCCGAGGTGCTCGCGGTCGCCCTCCAGGACCTCCAGGGTGTACGGACGGATCCGGTGCTCCTGGAGCTTGGCCTCGATGAGCGCGAGGGTCAGCTTCGAACCGATGAGCGGGATGTCCGGCTTGAGGCGGAGCAGGAAGGGGACGCCACCGATGTGGTCCTCGTGGCCGTGCGTGAGCACGATGCCCTCGATGTCGTCGAGGCGGTCCTTGAGGCTGGTGAAGTCCGGCAGGATCAGGTCGATGCCGGGCTGCTCCTCCTCGGGGAAGAGCACGCCGCAGTCGACGATCAGCAGGCGGCCGTCGAACTCGAAGACGGTCATGTTCCGGCCGATCTCGCCGAGACCGCCGAGCGGGGTGACGCGCAGGCCGCCCTTGGGCAGCTTCGGGGGCGCGCCCAGTTCAGGATGCGGATGACTCAAAAGACTCTCCTCACCACACGCGCCACGTACCAGTGAGGCACGTGGCGCGTATGTCATTCGTGCACTTGCTGTTGTCTGATGTTCGATTCGTATTCAGTTATGAAGTCTGTTGCTACAGCTGTACCCCGCCGGCGGCGAGGTCGATCTTGAGCTGCGCGGTTTCCTCCGGGGAGAGCTCCACGAGCGGCAGGCGCAGGGGCCCGGCGGGGAGGCCCTGGAGGGTGAGGGCGGCCTTGGTGGTGATCACGCCCTGCGTCCGGAACATGCCGGTGAAGACCGGGAGCAGTCGCTGGTGGACCTCGGTGGCCTTCTGTACGTCGCCGGAGAGGTGGGCGTCGATCAGGGCGCGCAGCTCGGGGGTGACGACGTGGCTGACGACGGAGACGAAGCCGCAGGCGCCGACGGAGAGCAGCGGCAGGTTGAGCATGTCGTCGC
Proteins encoded in this window:
- a CDS encoding ribonuclease J, which encodes MSHPHPELGAPPKLPKGGLRVTPLGGLGEIGRNMTVFEFDGRLLIVDCGVLFPEEEQPGIDLILPDFTSLKDRLDDIEGIVLTHGHEDHIGGVPFLLRLKPDIPLIGSKLTLALIEAKLQEHRIRPYTLEVLEGDREHLGPFDCEFVAVNHSIPDALAVAIRTPAGMVVHTGDFKMDQLPLDNRLTDLHAFARLSEEGIDLLLSDSTNAEVPGFVPPERDISGVMRSVFASAQKRIIVASFASHVHRIQQILDAAHEYGRRVAFVGRSMVRNMGIARDLGYLRVPAGLVVDVKTLDDLPDHEVVLVCTGSQGEPMAALSRMANRDHQIRIVQGDTVILASSLIPGNENAVYRVINGLTRWGANVVHKGNAKVHVSGHASAGELLYFYNICRPKNLMPVHGEWRHLRANAELGALTGVPKDRIVIAEDGVVVDLVDGKAKIVGKVQAGYVYVDGLSVGDVTEVHLKDRRILGDEGIISVFVVVDSTTGKVVGGPHIQARGSGIEDGAFDAVIPKVHEAIARSAADGVAEPHQLQQLIRRTIGKWVSDTYRRRPMILPVVVEV